Proteins from a genomic interval of Salinarchaeum sp. Harcht-Bsk1:
- the cobA gene encoding uroporphyrinogen-III C-methyltransferase, with the protein MSDDAGGSAEDVPANDRDDAALGTVYLVGSGPGDPELLTVRAKRLLESADVVLHDKLPGPEIIEAIPPEKREDVGKRAGGERTPQSEINERLVEHAQAGRDVVRLKGGDPFVFGRGGEELQYLADHGVPVEVVPGVTSPIGGPAVAGIPATHRDHASSVTLVTGHEDPTKEESAVDWDALAATGGTLVVLMGVGKLPEYVAALREAGMDADTPVALVERATWADQQVATGTLDTIETVRDEAGIEPPAVTVIGEVAATREQVLDALRSPYGTDRSPEAEE; encoded by the coding sequence ATGAGCGACGACGCCGGCGGATCGGCCGAGGACGTTCCAGCCAACGACCGTGACGACGCCGCCCTCGGCACCGTCTATCTGGTCGGGAGCGGCCCCGGCGATCCGGAACTTCTCACGGTCCGCGCGAAGCGGCTCCTTGAGTCGGCCGACGTCGTCCTCCACGACAAGCTTCCAGGGCCGGAGATCATCGAGGCGATCCCACCCGAGAAGCGCGAGGACGTGGGCAAGCGCGCCGGCGGCGAGCGCACGCCCCAGTCCGAGATCAACGAACGACTCGTCGAACACGCCCAGGCCGGCCGGGACGTCGTCCGGCTGAAGGGCGGCGACCCGTTCGTGTTCGGGCGCGGCGGCGAGGAACTCCAGTACCTGGCCGACCACGGTGTCCCGGTGGAGGTCGTCCCCGGCGTCACCTCGCCGATCGGCGGGCCCGCCGTCGCGGGGATCCCGGCGACGCACCGCGACCACGCCTCCTCGGTGACGCTCGTCACCGGCCACGAGGATCCGACGAAGGAGGAGTCGGCGGTCGACTGGGACGCCCTCGCCGCGACCGGCGGAACGCTGGTCGTACTGATGGGCGTCGGGAAGCTCCCCGAGTACGTCGCGGCGCTCCGCGAGGCTGGAATGGACGCCGACACGCCGGTCGCACTGGTCGAGCGCGCGACCTGGGCCGATCAGCAGGTCGCGACCGGGACGCTCGACACCATCGAGACAGTGCGGGACGAAGCGGGAATCGAACCGCCCGCGGTCACGGTGATCGGCGAGGTCGCGGCGACCCGGGAGCAGGTGCTCGACGCGCTCCGATCGCCCTACGGCACCGATCGATCCCCGGAGGCCGAGGAATGA
- the hemC gene encoding hydroxymethylbilane synthase, whose protein sequence is MTSTPPIRLATRGSDLARTQAGSVQDALERRRRDAELVTVETTGDRLRDELIHRLGKTGAFVRALDEEVLDGSVDAAVHSMKDMPTEQPDDLVVAAVPERASANDVLVTPDGRTLEDLPEGATVGTSSLRRGAQLQAERSDLEIEPLRGNVDTRVEKLLAPSLQAERERRKEAAQAEDAGETERAAFEDWLANRSALEDRALDRPIETEYDAIVLAAAGLERVGLLDELQVQHLPRNTFVPAPGQGALAITAAAGSDVVDLLRTSLDHRPTRIATTAERIVLAELGGGCVAPLGVHATLQGAHVRVTVAAYSRDGSESVEMNRDLPAESYASAARSFAREVADAGAAELIEEAKRDASVEAAEDAAASATGEEE, encoded by the coding sequence ATGACTTCCACGCCACCGATCCGGCTCGCGACGCGGGGCTCGGACCTCGCGCGAACCCAGGCCGGCTCGGTGCAGGACGCGCTCGAGCGGCGCCGTCGCGACGCGGAGCTGGTCACCGTCGAGACGACGGGCGACCGGCTCCGCGACGAGCTGATCCACCGCCTCGGCAAGACCGGGGCCTTCGTCCGCGCCCTCGACGAGGAGGTGCTCGACGGATCGGTCGACGCCGCCGTTCACTCGATGAAGGATATGCCGACGGAGCAACCCGACGACCTCGTCGTCGCGGCAGTGCCAGAGCGGGCGTCGGCCAACGACGTGCTGGTGACCCCCGACGGCCGAACGCTCGAGGACCTGCCGGAGGGAGCGACGGTCGGTACCTCCAGCCTCCGACGCGGCGCACAGCTCCAGGCCGAGCGATCGGATCTCGAGATCGAACCGCTCCGGGGGAACGTCGACACTCGCGTCGAGAAGCTCCTCGCTCCCTCGCTCCAGGCCGAGCGCGAACGGCGGAAGGAGGCCGCACAGGCCGAGGACGCCGGCGAGACCGAACGCGCCGCCTTCGAGGACTGGCTCGCGAACCGCTCCGCGCTGGAGGACCGGGCGCTCGACCGACCGATCGAAACGGAGTACGACGCGATCGTCCTCGCGGCTGCCGGGCTCGAGCGCGTCGGGCTCCTCGACGAACTGCAGGTCCAGCACCTTCCCCGGAATACGTTCGTCCCCGCCCCTGGACAGGGCGCGCTGGCGATCACGGCGGCCGCGGGCAGCGACGTGGTCGACCTCCTCCGCACCTCGCTGGACCACCGGCCGACCCGGATCGCGACGACTGCCGAGCGCATCGTCCTCGCCGAACTCGGCGGTGGCTGCGTCGCACCGCTCGGCGTCCACGCGACTCTCCAGGGCGCCCACGTCCGCGTAACCGTCGCAGCCTACAGTCGTGACGGCAGCGAGTCCGTCGAGATGAACCGCGATCTGCCGGCCGAATCCTACGCCTCGGCGGCCCGATCCTTCGCTCGCGAGGTCGCCGACGCCGGCGCTGCCGAACTGATCGAGGAGGCGAAGCGAGACGCCAGCGTCGAGGCCGCCGAGGACGCCGCCGCGAGCGCGACGGGTGAGGAGGAATGA
- a CDS encoding glycosyltransferase family 39 protein codes for MRLVPDLLLDNASPGDLRDRLRAAIRANPRLALLLVLGAPLFLYGIWRAQLYQMIPDERGAIMRPLLLVHGGPGISDFEKGGNLHVWILALFYIPVIVAFVAYYAATGKLGSVLDTAQTFQTYEDLWAAPASIQDPFFAIVVAGRFASALAGLLGVLGVALLARRLADDDRAGLLAGAALATTMGYVLTAHYATEDVLAGALLAWTFVFVARYTDLRTDRQLLLASAVAGLAISAKATNGLTALPIGAYAFARHDPRSFDLGSSDGRRSFGRAIGRYPAAAIATYVVTTPSLFLHPGAWLGELGRYFGKVSGESTFYASPDSGLVSHTGNLIGAMGVPLFLLAVVSLVGVVALAATDRIDRTALAPVTFVVPYFLIITSWQNVQYNRALLLTPLLAVFVGVFGAWLLSLDRPVLGRSGVRGLTVRRIAAPVLAVVLLLSLVYTGIGVASFNQSRAEATEWTHANFDADTDVAVIGQRIYLPAFPEETNVSRTEILMENDPATWQEGLARVRCNQHEYLVLTSFQYTRHFQDPTVLPEVAETYRSLLNEEDYEIVRTFGPDVNRNNDAAGMVENALRLQPPAKNVGNPRILVLQRTAEPAESCPELANGSAASGR; via the coding sequence ATGCGACTGGTCCCCGACCTGCTCCTCGACAACGCTTCGCCAGGGGATCTCCGCGATCGGCTCCGCGCCGCGATCCGCGCCAACCCCCGTCTCGCGCTCCTCCTCGTGCTCGGCGCGCCGCTCTTCCTCTACGGCATCTGGCGCGCTCAACTCTACCAGATGATCCCCGACGAGCGCGGCGCGATCATGCGCCCGCTCCTGCTCGTCCACGGCGGCCCCGGTATCTCCGATTTCGAGAAGGGCGGTAACCTCCACGTCTGGATTCTCGCCCTGTTCTATATTCCCGTCATCGTCGCCTTCGTCGCCTACTACGCCGCGACGGGAAAGCTCGGCTCGGTGCTCGACACCGCACAGACGTTCCAGACCTACGAGGACCTCTGGGCCGCGCCGGCGTCGATCCAGGATCCGTTCTTCGCGATCGTCGTGGCGGGCCGGTTCGCCTCCGCGCTCGCGGGGCTGCTCGGCGTCCTCGGCGTCGCGTTGCTCGCTCGCCGGCTGGCTGACGACGACCGGGCCGGCCTGCTCGCCGGCGCAGCGCTCGCGACGACGATGGGGTACGTCCTCACCGCACACTACGCGACGGAGGACGTCCTGGCGGGCGCGCTCCTCGCGTGGACGTTCGTATTCGTCGCCCGCTACACCGACCTGCGAACCGATCGGCAACTCCTCCTCGCCTCCGCGGTCGCGGGGCTCGCGATCTCCGCGAAGGCGACGAACGGCCTGACTGCGCTCCCGATCGGCGCCTACGCGTTCGCCCGCCACGACCCGCGATCCTTCGACCTCGGGAGCAGCGACGGGCGCCGATCCTTCGGCCGTGCGATCGGGCGGTACCCGGCGGCGGCGATCGCGACGTACGTCGTCACGACGCCCTCGCTGTTTCTCCATCCCGGAGCCTGGCTTGGCGAACTGGGGCGCTACTTCGGGAAGGTGTCGGGTGAGTCCACCTTCTACGCGAGTCCCGACTCCGGACTCGTTTCCCACACGGGGAACCTGATCGGCGCGATGGGGGTGCCGCTCTTCCTGCTGGCGGTCGTCTCGCTCGTGGGCGTCGTCGCCCTCGCCGCCACCGACCGGATCGACCGGACCGCGCTCGCACCCGTCACCTTCGTCGTCCCCTACTTCCTGATCATCACCTCCTGGCAGAACGTCCAGTACAACCGGGCGCTACTGCTCACGCCGCTGCTCGCCGTCTTCGTCGGCGTCTTCGGCGCGTGGCTCCTGTCGCTGGATCGTCCAGTCCTCGGTCGGTCTGGCGTCCGAGGCCTCACCGTCCGCCGGATCGCTGCCCCGGTGCTCGCGGTCGTCCTCCTGCTCTCGCTGGTCTACACCGGTATCGGCGTCGCATCCTTCAACCAGTCCCGCGCCGAGGCGACGGAGTGGACCCACGCCAACTTCGACGCCGACACCGACGTCGCCGTCATCGGTCAGCGGATCTACCTCCCCGCCTTCCCCGAGGAAACGAACGTCTCTCGCACCGAGATCCTGATGGAGAACGATCCGGCGACGTGGCAGGAGGGCCTCGCCCGGGTCCGGTGCAACCAGCACGAATACCTCGTGCTCACCAGCTTCCAGTACACCCGTCACTTCCAGGACCCGACCGTGCTCCCGGAGGTCGCCGAGACCTACCGATCCCTGCTGAACGAGGAGGACTACGAGATCGTGCGGACGTTCGGGCCCGACGTCAACCGGAACAACGACGCCGCGGGGATGGTCGAGAACGCGCTCCGGCTCCAGCCGCCCGCGAAGAACGTCGGCAACCCGCGGATCCTCGTGCTCCAGCGGACCGCCGAGCCAGCGGAATCATGCCCCGAACTGGCGAACGGGTCGGCAGCCAGCGGACGGTAA
- a CDS encoding arsenite methyltransferase, with translation MSEEVAPTDRDPDEQRRIVRERYAGIAEDSDSGCCADDGCGDGSGDADTCGDDATGAPDGSDDVGGTDSEQLGYDDEDVASVADGADLGLGCGNPKALADLSVGETVLDLGSGAGFDCFLAADEVGDAGHVIGVDMTPEMVAKARENVAKNDASNVEFRLGEIEHLPVADGTADVIISNCVINLSPAKEQVFAEAFRALRPGGRLAVSDVVQTAPFPEDVRLDPDSLSGCVSGAATVDDLESMLAAAGFESIAIAPKDDSEAFISEWDDERNLEEFLVSATIEAEKPAR, from the coding sequence ATGAGTGAGGAGGTCGCCCCGACGGACCGCGATCCAGACGAGCAGCGCCGAATCGTCCGCGAGCGCTACGCCGGCATCGCCGAGGACAGCGATTCGGGCTGCTGTGCCGACGACGGCTGCGGCGACGGCTCCGGTGACGCCGACACCTGTGGCGACGACGCTACCGGCGCGCCCGACGGCAGCGACGACGTCGGCGGCACCGACAGCGAGCAACTCGGCTACGACGACGAAGACGTCGCGTCGGTCGCCGACGGCGCAGACCTCGGACTGGGCTGTGGCAACCCGAAGGCGCTCGCCGACCTCTCGGTCGGCGAAACCGTCCTCGACCTCGGCTCTGGCGCCGGCTTCGACTGCTTCCTCGCCGCAGATGAGGTCGGCGACGCCGGGCACGTGATCGGCGTGGACATGACCCCAGAGATGGTCGCGAAGGCCCGCGAGAACGTCGCGAAGAACGATGCGTCGAACGTCGAGTTTCGCCTCGGCGAGATCGAGCACCTCCCAGTCGCGGACGGGACTGCCGACGTGATCATCTCGAACTGCGTGATCAACCTCTCGCCGGCGAAGGAGCAGGTCTTCGCCGAGGCGTTCCGTGCCCTGCGTCCCGGCGGCCGACTCGCGGTCTCGGACGTCGTCCAGACCGCGCCGTTCCCCGAGGACGTGCGGCTCGACCCCGACTCGCTGTCTGGCTGCGTCTCCGGCGCGGCGACCGTCGACGACCTGGAGTCGATGCTCGCGGCGGCAGGGTTCGAATCGATCGCGATTGCGCCGAAAGACGACAGCGAGGCGTTCATCAGCGAGTGGGACGACGAGCGGAATCTCGAGGAGTTCCTCGTGTCGGCGACGATCGAGGCGGAGAAACCGGCAAGATAG
- a CDS encoding helix-turn-helix transcriptional regulator, whose amino-acid sequence MASDDATATGADPRSEPCCTPPGSVDEDAVLADVQLLSAAGNDTRYELLRRIAGAETDVCVCDLEAAVGVSQSAVSQALSRLSAAGLVTRRKEGSWRYYGTTPVAEALLDTLDDLRAATEPDEVASDE is encoded by the coding sequence ATGGCATCCGACGACGCGACTGCGACCGGAGCCGATCCCCGGTCCGAACCGTGCTGTACGCCGCCAGGGTCGGTCGACGAGGACGCCGTCCTCGCGGACGTCCAGTTGCTCTCTGCGGCCGGCAACGACACGCGCTACGAACTGCTCCGTCGGATCGCTGGCGCCGAGACGGACGTCTGCGTCTGCGACCTCGAAGCCGCCGTCGGCGTGAGCCAGAGCGCGGTGAGCCAGGCCCTGTCCCGGCTCTCCGCGGCGGGGCTCGTCACGCGCCGGAAGGAGGGTTCCTGGCGCTACTACGGCACGACGCCAGTCGCCGAGGCGCTGCTTGACACGCTCGACGACCTGCGAGCAGCGACGGAACCGGACGAGGTGGCGTCCGATGAGTGA
- a CDS encoding helix-turn-helix domain-containing protein: protein MAATGTCDGTDARTALADLPPSAKLVATVLAHEGELTQAQLAEETLLPPRTVRSGLSELDSAGLVDSRISFVDARQRIYDLDGTLHC, encoded by the coding sequence ATGGCAGCAACCGGTACTTGCGACGGAACCGACGCCCGTACAGCCCTCGCCGACCTTCCACCGAGTGCGAAACTCGTAGCCACGGTGCTCGCCCACGAGGGCGAACTCACGCAGGCACAGCTGGCCGAAGAGACGCTGTTACCGCCGCGAACGGTTCGATCGGGACTCTCCGAACTCGATTCGGCCGGACTCGTCGACTCGCGGATCTCCTTCGTGGACGCCCGACAGCGCATCTACGACCTCGACGGAACGCTCCATTGCTGA